The Malus domestica chromosome 17, GDT2T_hap1 genome contains the following window.
AGCTTCATGAAGATGTTCTAAAGCTCACAAGCAGCTTAAAATCTTCTAAAAACTTTGAAATCAcaagtgcatgaacagtgctcaAATCGGAGATtatggtttcttgggtttttcaGGATTTTCACGTCCAACCATCACTACCATTCGACTCCTAAGCTTGCAAGGAGTCCAAAAACATCAATCACCACCTCAATCTGGAAAGTTTGAAAGCGTTTTGAAGGTTGTCCGTACAGGTTGTATGAAAATGGCAAGAAATCTgagggagggaggagagagaagtcAATGGGagtggtgtgtgtgagtgtgagtgtgtggtcCAGTTTTGGGCTACTAACAACCACAAAACCATAATTTTTAAGTTCTAAAAACTTAGGAACTAATTAGATTAGTCTAACACCCAAACTCAAACCACAACACTACACCATATACTCAACGTCTAAGGGTATTCTagtcaattcacatcatcaaaaaATATATTTCGGGATGGGCTGTCACAACctacccccttaagaaaatttcatcctcgaaatttcTACACAACAATTAcaatccactaataatcataaaacaaccttGGATACATCTCTTTCATACACTTCGTCGTCTCCCAGGTGGTTTCTCCACAAAACCTTCACTAAGCACACTGTCTTATTTCTcagaaccttatctttccaatccaaaataatCACTGGCTCCTCATTATAAGGCAAATCtgaattaatttccaaaggttgaggaggtatTCCATGAGAAGGATCTGAGACATAATGAcgaagcatagagacatgaAAAACATCGTGCACTTTGGATAACTCtagaggcaactcaagcctataagcaacctcaccgactcactcggtgatcatatacggtccaatgtacctaggacttagcttgcctttctttccaaaccacacaacacctttccatcgtgatagtttcagaaatacccaatcacctacattatacatCCGGTCAGTGGCATGTCTGTCTGCTAGACTCTTCTAtcgatcctgggccgctttcaggttagacttaatcacctgaatattctgagtagtctccTCCACTATCTCAGGACCcaccaaaactctttcaccaacctctaaccaacatagAGGTATGAGACAAGATTTACCATAAAGAGCCTCGAAaggtgacataccaatactGGAATGAAAGATGTTGTTGTAGGTaaattccatcaaatccaaccGCTTATGTCAAGCGTCACCAAACTACAAtactgaagatctcagcatatcttccaacgtctgaatagtcctctctgattgcccaCCTGTCTGAAGATGATATGTTGTACTATAAAATAATCTCaaaccaagagcttcctggaacgctatccagaacttagaagtaaatttAGGATCACGATCCGAGATAATACTAACTGGAATCCCATGGTACTTCACGATATTCGACACAAATAATTCAGCTAATTGGCTTAAAGAATACTTCTCCCTCATaggaataaaatgtgctgatttagtaagccgatcaactatcacccaactaCCATCGTAACCATtctgtgtacgaggaagcttgtacacaaaatctatagtaatattttcccatttccattgcggaacgggaagtggctgcatcaatccaaaagGCTTATTTCTTTCAGCTTTGACTTGCTGACAAATGACACACTTACTCACATAttcagcaatttctcttttcatacctggccaataataaaatggtcgaatggtattaTACATTTTAGTGCTTTCgggatgcattgcataagctgaaatatgcttcatcaagaattgccttctttaattccatattatttggcacatacattctactctcctgcataagcatgccatcagtttctcgaattctgaagtctttcttcttcccccgaTTCCtagcttgaattatttcctgagtctcttcatcattcatctggGCTTCGAGCACACgttcaattaaaattggcctaacttgaaaattagcaaggcttcctctcgatcttccactcctaacttcactccagtggacctcaaatccgcaagaagaggaacatgacaatcataaatggcattaagtctagttggagtcttcctactaagtgcatccgccactgcctttgcacgaccagggtgatactcaatcgtgcaatcataatcactaagcaactcaatccacctccgttgccgaagattaagatccatttgagtaaaaagatactgaagactcttatggtctgtgaagatcttatgtttctcaccataaagaaaATGTCTCCacatcttcaaagcaaagatgagaGCTACTAACTCcagatcatgagtagggtaattcttctcatgaggtttcaattgtcgtgaagcataagcaatcaccctaccatgctgCATCAACACACACCCTAGGCCATTCAAGGAAGCGTCACTATAAAcctcaaaattaccactatcatctgggagtgctaaaacaggtgcatgagtgagataatacttcaactgctgaaaactttgctcacaactatcatcccactcaaacttaacttcttttctagtcaacctcgttaatggcaaagcaatgactaaaaaatccttaacaaaccatctataatagcctgctaggccaagaaaactccgtacctcagtgatggttcgaggttgctcccaattctccacagctgccacTTTTTGTGAACCTACTTGAATACCTTGAGTAGAAataacatgtcccaaaaacgccacttgattcaaccaaaattgacatttgctaaacttagcataaaacttatgttcccttaatttcttcaataccaaagtaagatgtcgaacatgctctgatttagacttagagtatgtcaaaatgtcatcaataaaaacaatgacaaacttGTCTATAAATGGctagaatactcgattcatAAAATCCATGAAAGATGCTGGTGCATTCGTTAATCCGAATGGCATCActagaaactcataatgaccataacgaGTCATGAAAGCAGTCTTAGGGACATCCTCGCTGCTGATCTTCAATTGGTAATAACCagacctcaaatcaatcttagaaaacacgCAGGCACCTCGAAGctaatcaaacaaatcatctatgcgtggcaatggataacggtttttaattgttacctgatttaattgcctataatcaatacatagcCTCAAAGTCCTATCTTTCTTCTTTACAAACGAAACTGGAGCTCCCaagggtgaagtactaggctgaataaaacctttatcgactaattcttgcaactggactttcaattccctcaattcagtaggagccattctatatggagttaaagatatatgatccgtacctggaagcaaatcaatagtgaactccaCCTCCTGatctggcggcaatccaggtaaatcatcagGGAATACGTCAAGAAAATGCCTGACTACTCGAACTTCCTCCATATTACTAGAAGCAACATCATTCAGCACTACATGAGTTAAATATCCCTAGCAACATTTCGATAATAACTTTTTTGCTCTTACAGCAGAAATAACACCGTGCCTCACCCCACTACgatcacccacaaaagtaacttcaggtaatctaGGACAATGGAAAGTGACTGTTTTCCCGTAGCAATTTAtgttggcacgattataatgcaaccaatctgtgcctaaaatcacatcaaaatcaacaatatctaacgggataagattagctaGCATAACTACCTCctccaccatcactggacatctTGGATATACACAATCAACATAACATatctcccctctaggcatagcaaactctaaatcataccctagaggtgtaggatgaggttgcgtcacttaagcaaatgtatgagaaatgacagaatgtgtagcaccacaattaattaaaactctagcaaagtgaccaagaatgcttaacgtacccatgattaagtccggatgattctgagcatcttgcagagATATATTATTAACATGTCCATGGGCTTGTTGTCGTCCCCCACGACCTCTACTAGCTTGATTACCTCACCCTTACACACCTCACCCCTGACTTGGCTGACCAAATTGCCTTGAAGATCCTGCATTACTAGAAGCAATCTTTACCTGCTAGGGCTGTCTTCCCTggtaccactgagatccaccaGCTGGAATAGAAGGATACGGTGTACACTCTCTAGGATACTGAGAATACCCACTCTAGTAATAAGGATCATGCGAATACTGATACTGCCCTGAAGCATAAGGAGCGGCATCGCCCTGATAATGGTAAGCACCACCTCGACCCATCTGACCATAACTTCCAAACCCTGGAACTTGCTGGATCTGCGCTGGTGGTGGCATAAAAGGCTACTGGGGCCTCTGCTGACTCTAAGGACAATTTATAGCTCTATGTCCCATCTgaccacaagtaaaacatccacTGCTACCTCTCCTACACTCTCCAAAATGACGATTATTACATCTGCGCCACAAAAGAGCACTTCTTCTTCCAACATTTCCCTGCCTCTGGAATCTAGGACCTCctgaaaatctaccacctctcctctgACCAGTGGCACTAAAACCTCCGCTAGAAGAGCTAGAACTAGTTCCACTCCTCTTAAAGCTCTGAGTCTTGCGAGGTCCATGAGAAGActgacctttacctttatcatcttgCCTCTGattcccattcttttcttcctcttcttcactCTCACTGGGCATATTTTCTGAGTCCTCAATCCTCaacaaaatctcataaaacttcTGGTAATTAGCATAGGGAGTCAAGGTAGCTATAGAAcaccatttcttcttagtacccaattTGAAACAACAGAGCATCCCAACCGGATTAGCAAGAACCTCCGGATGATAACGAGACAAGTCAGTGAATCTCCTATAATACTCATT
Protein-coding sequences here:
- the LOC139193475 gene encoding uncharacterized protein; amino-acid sequence: MPLLMLQGSISIRMILITRVGILSILESVHRILLFQLVDLSGTREDSPSSNMEEVRVVRHFLDVFPDDLPGLPPDQEVEFTIDLLPGTDHISLTPYRMAPTELRELKVQLQELVDKGFIQPSTSPLGAPVSFVKKKDRTLRLCIDYRQLNQISSEDVPKTAFMTRYGHYEFLVMPFGLTNAPASFMDFMNRQVKAERNKPFGLMQPLPVPQWKWENITIDFVYKLPRTQNGYDGSWVIVDRLTKSAHFIPMREKYSLSQLAELFVSNIVKYHGIPVSIISDRDPKFTSKFWIAFQEALDPSHGIPPQPLEINSDLPYNEEPVIILDWKDKVLRNKTVCLVKVLWRNHLGDDEVYERDVSKVVL